The segment GCTCCCCGAGCACGGGTCGGCGCCCGTCTGCGTGACGTTGTACTTCGTCAGGAAGTCGTACGCCTTGATCCCGTTCCGCGAGAAGTCGTAGGCGATCACGAACGTGTGCGTGCCCGGCGTGTTCGGAAGACCCTTGATCTCGTAGCGGAACGGCACCGAGTCGCCTTCCGCGTACGTCGAGTTGCCGCCGTTCAGGTTGCCGTTCTGCCAGTCACAGTGCAGATCCAGGAACTTCGGCGAACCGTTCGAGCACTGGTCGAGGTTTACCACGATCGCATCCTCGAACGTCGTCGTCGCAATCAGCGTCGCGTGGCTCGTGTCCGAGGAGCGGTAGACGTTGACGTCGTAGAACCCCTCCAGATCAGTGAGCAGGTATTCGTAGTTGAACGTGCCGTTCTCGTCGGCGACCACGCTGTCGTACGGTGCCGGCGGGATCGGATTGTGCGCTGCGTCGCCGCTGACGACGCTGCCGTCCGGCCGTACCGTGACGATGTCATAGGAGACGTTCGGGTCCATGTTCGTGCCGGTGACATACACCGTGCTGAACGGGACGTAGAACGGCGCGTCCGTCGTCACCGAAGGATCGTTCTCCACGGAGGCGATCGAATACACGACGAACGTCGCGGCGCACACGACTATCGCCGCAACGACGCTCCTGACCCGGTGAGAACCGAGCAAATTGGCCCCCCATGCACCCTTCATCTTCCGGAGATCACTCCGGCCGAAGGGCATCCTCAACTACGGTCTGCTGCGGCGGGGAACCTGCGGGCGATTCTGCGGCCCAGGGGGCCGCAATGTCAATACCATTACAAACGCGCCCCCAAGAATCTCGTCATTGACGCGCTCCTGATTATGGAAAGAAGACCCCCCGTCGTGTCTGCAAATCCCGGAGCCCACGCTTGCCGGCGGGAAGCGCATCCGTGGCGCCTCACACACAGTCCTGCTGCTGGAACACCCGGCGCGCGAACTCGATGACGTCCCCCGTGGAGTTCAGGGTCCCGTTCCTGTCAATGTCGAACGCCTGCGTCGCTCCCGCCGAGCTGAACACCGCCCGCGCCACCGACTGGAAGTCTCCCGTCGAGTTCACCGCCCCGTTCCCGTCGACGTCTACCGCTTCCCGGCAGTCTCCCAGCCCGTCACCGTCGCTGTCCGTCGATGAGATGCTCGTGCCCCAGCCCCGGCGCTCCCACCCGTTCGGCAGCCCATCGCCGTCCGAGTCGAGGTGGTCGTCCGGGAGCGCCACCGGCTTGCTCAGCCGGTCCCGCGGGTTCGCCCCCTGCCCGCACTCGTAGCCATCCATGACGCCGTCGTTGTCCGTGTCCCACGACGGGCCGTTGTCGCCGGCGTCTGTGCCCATCGGCAGCGCCGGATCGCCGTCCCCGTCGTCGTCGTTCGTCACGTCGCCGCCCCCCGGCGAAGGATGTGCCGCCACGATGGCGTCGAACGCGCCGCAGTTCGCGAGCGGACTCTCGTCGGCATCCGGCAGGCCATCGTTATCGATGTCTCCGTCCGTCTCACACGCGTCGCCCTCGCTATCGGAGAGCGCGTTGGGCACGGTGAGATCATCACCATGTAAGTTCGGACCGTTGTCCAGCCTGTTGTCCGCGTTCTGCTGGCCTGTATTCACCACCAGCGGGCAGTTGTCGTATGCATCGGGAACCTGGTCCCCGTCGGTATCCGGCCCCACCAACACCGTGCGTTTCACCGTCGCCTTGACGCCTGCCCCGTCGATGACGTCAAGCGTGATCTGATACGAGCCCGGCGCCGTGAAGGTGTGAAGGCTGCTCTGCGGCGCGTACGGCGGCGCCACGACGGTCGACTCACTGCTCGCGTCACCCCAGTTGATGTTCGCGTCCAGCGGCTCCAGGTCAGCGTCCGAAGCGGACCAGTCCAGCGTCACGTCGAGCGGGTCCGGCCCGCCGATCGGGTCCACCTGCGCCGTCACCGAGGGGTTGGCGTTCGGAACCGGTGTCGCCGTCGCCGTCGGCGTGATGCTCGGCGTAGCCGTCCTCGTCGGCGTGCGCGTCGCCGTCGGCGCCGCGACGATCACCGTGCCCTTCATCGTCACGGGGTGGATCTCGCAGTGGTACGTGTACGTGCCCGGCGTGTTGAACGTGACGCTGTACTCCGTACCGGGTGGCGGCAGCTCGCCATGCCATGCCGGCACCACGCCCGGGTCAGACGTCGTGGTGTGGTTGCTGATGTCGCCGCCCGCCAGATTATTGCTCAGCCACCGCACCGTGTCCCCCGCCTGGATCGTCACGACCTTTGGCGCGAACACGTAGTCGACGGTTGACACGTTCACGGTCGTCGCCGCTTCGGCGCGGCTCTCGCGCTCGACATACGCCGATGCCGTCAACATGACCAGCGCCGCGACCACGACCGACGAAACGGCGCCGAAGCCAATCAAGAGCCGCATGCAGTTGCTCCAGTGCCATAGTGCCAATGTTGAGCGGGAGCCGCAGTCTAACCCATGGGCGCCCAGCCGACAACGGGGCCGTCAATGCGGCCAACGTCGCGTTTTCCGCCGTCATGCGCGCATGGCTGCGGCCCTCTTCCTATGCAACGCAGCGTCCGCCCGCGCCGGTTGCTCGTCACACAACAAAGAGGGCCGCATGCGCGCGGCCCTCTTCTCTAATCACCGTTGCTCATTACCACCAGTGGTGGTGCTTCTTGTGTTTCTTGCAGGTGGGCGTCTCCAGCACCTGCCGCAGGTCATCGAAGTCGATGACGCCGTCGTCGTTCACGTCGTACTTCGCCTTGTAACGCCGCTCACCCTCTTCGCTGCCGAAGCGCAGGATGATGCCGATCGCCAGGCTGATCTTCTCGCCGAACGTCAGGCACTCGGCTTCCGGCGTGCGCGTCACCTCCGGCGTGCGCGTTACCACCGCCGTGCGCGTCATCTCCGGCGTGCGCGTCCGCGTCACTGTGCGCACCGCGGTCGCCGTGCGCGTCACCGTCGCGGTGCGGGTCGCCGTCGCTGTCGCCGCCACCGTCGTGTTCGTCGCCGTCGCGGCCACCGTGTTCGTCGCCGTCGGAATCGCCGTGTTCGTCGATGTCGGTATCACGGTGTTCGTCGCCGTCGGTATCACGGTGTTCGTCGATG is part of the Dehalococcoidia bacterium genome and harbors:
- a CDS encoding plastocyanin/azurin family copper-binding protein: MRLLIGFGAVSSVVVAALVMLTASAYVERESRAEAATTVNVSTVDYVFAPKVVTIQAGDTVRWLSNNLAGGDISNHTTTSDPGVVPAWHGELPPPGTEYSVTFNTPGTYTYHCEIHPVTMKGTVIVAAPTATRTPTRTATPSITPTATATPVPNANPSVTAQVDPIGGPDPLDVTLDWSASDADLEPLDANINWGDASSESTVVAPPYAPQSSLHTFTAPGSYQITLDVIDGAGVKATVKRTVLVGPDTDGDQVPDAYDNCPLVVNTGQQNADNRLDNGPNLHGDDLTVPNALSDSEGDACETDGDIDNDGLPDADESPLANCGAFDAIVAAHPSPGGGDVTNDDDGDGDPALPMGTDAGDNGPSWDTDNDGVMDGYECGQGANPRDRLSKPVALPDDHLDSDGDGLPNGWERRGWGTSISSTDSDGDGLGDCREAVDVDGNGAVNSTGDFQSVARAVFSSAGATQAFDIDRNGTLNSTGDVIEFARRVFQQQDCV